In Thermospira aquatica, the following proteins share a genomic window:
- a CDS encoding LuxR C-terminal-related transcriptional regulator, translating into MPEPKKIFRIEHLSVTIEHALVLEDLSLSLESGEMYYLIGDRNSGKSVLACILRGNFPRSHYQGEIFLENTPISSLSCKQREDLGIRVLSQNSAFVPGMTLAENLFLGNEIHSIGVLRWHRIFKETIRILNEIQWDISPSILLKNIPKDKLYLVSLAKGFLSPTKVFIIDEAFTHLDIYVESQRKIASILERLKEKGVAILYLNHKIDNTMSIANRVGVLKEGKIAYESDARQTIPENLVYKLLGEPEENPEIPPSVIKKYNLTPRETEIMRLLFEGMNARQISETLYISLSTVKTHIYNIYQKTGVKNRLALARLCSLK; encoded by the coding sequence ATGCCAGAACCAAAAAAAATATTCCGTATCGAACATCTCTCCGTTACCATAGAACATGCTCTTGTGCTTGAAGATCTCTCGTTATCCCTGGAATCAGGGGAAATGTATTATCTTATAGGGGACAGAAACAGTGGAAAAAGTGTTCTCGCCTGTATTTTGCGCGGGAACTTTCCCAGAAGCCATTATCAAGGGGAGATATTTTTAGAAAATACCCCAATCTCTTCTCTCTCATGCAAGCAAAGAGAGGATCTTGGTATAAGAGTGCTTTCGCAGAATTCGGCTTTTGTTCCTGGTATGACTCTAGCTGAAAACCTCTTCCTTGGAAATGAAATACACAGCATTGGTGTCTTACGATGGCATAGGATATTCAAAGAAACCATCAGAATACTTAACGAAATTCAATGGGACATCTCTCCTTCTATTCTTCTCAAAAACATACCCAAAGATAAACTTTACCTTGTCTCATTAGCCAAGGGATTCCTCTCCCCTACAAAAGTCTTTATTATCGACGAAGCCTTTACTCACCTGGATATCTATGTTGAAAGCCAGAGAAAAATTGCCTCTATTCTCGAACGTCTCAAAGAAAAAGGCGTTGCTATCCTCTATCTAAACCACAAGATAGACAACACTATGTCAATAGCCAATCGCGTTGGGGTCCTCAAAGAAGGGAAAATAGCCTACGAATCAGATGCCCGGCAAACCATCCCCGAAAACCTTGTCTACAAACTTCTCGGTGAACCAGAAGAAAACCCGGAGATCCCACCTTCCGTGATAAAGAAATACAACCTTACCCCTCGTGAGACAGAGATCATGAGGCTTCTTTTCGAAGGTATGAATGCCCGCCAGATTAGCGAAACCCTCTACATCTCGCTCTCCACCGTCAAAACTCACATCTACAACATCTACCAAAAAACAGGGGTAAAAAATCGCCTTGCTCTTGCTCGTCTCTGCTCGCTTAAATAA
- a CDS encoding sugar phosphate nucleotidyltransferase — translation MENFSRSLEQTIAFILGGGRGQRLYPLTKFRAKPAVPFAGNYRLIDIPVSNCIHSGVHKIYIMTQFQSASLNRHIMQTYKLDIFREGFVDILASELSFNPAESGFSEGTADAVRKGLKHIEHQGMQKSYVLILAGDQLYRMDYRKILRRHLDENAQVTLAVLPIKRQDAERFGLMQIKDGRVINFKEKPKAEDIPPEWYRGERLYGSMGIYLFDLDFLKEVLYNHPEWQDFGKQVLPGVIAGGGSVVAYEFTGYWEDIGTVASFHEAHLGLVKKDPVFDLYQADWPFFFKPRFLPPARLLEARVSDSLVSDGVKIESSEIRSSVIGIRTLVEKGAQIEESVIMGADYFVTDSEGGSGFQCVIGAGSVIQKAIIDKNCRIGRGVRLTNEHRVQHEEGDFYSIVDGIIVIPKNTVVPDGTII, via the coding sequence ATGGAAAATTTTTCTCGATCTCTTGAACAAACTATTGCCTTTATTTTAGGGGGAGGAAGGGGACAGAGGCTCTACCCTCTTACGAAATTTCGCGCGAAGCCGGCGGTCCCTTTTGCAGGCAATTATCGTCTTATTGATATTCCTGTAAGCAATTGTATTCATTCTGGGGTGCATAAGATCTACATCATGACGCAATTTCAATCAGCCTCTCTGAATCGGCATATCATGCAGACCTATAAACTTGATATCTTTCGTGAGGGTTTTGTTGATATTCTGGCCTCTGAGCTGAGTTTTAATCCCGCGGAGAGTGGGTTTTCAGAAGGCACAGCCGATGCGGTTCGTAAGGGGTTAAAGCATATTGAACATCAGGGCATGCAAAAATCTTATGTCCTCATCCTCGCTGGAGATCAACTGTATAGGATGGATTATCGAAAGATTCTCCGTCGCCATCTTGATGAAAATGCTCAAGTTACTCTTGCTGTACTTCCGATTAAAAGACAGGATGCAGAGCGTTTTGGGTTAATGCAGATCAAAGATGGGAGGGTGATAAATTTTAAAGAGAAACCAAAAGCTGAAGATATTCCCCCTGAATGGTATCGGGGTGAGCGTTTGTATGGCTCAATGGGGATCTATCTTTTTGATCTGGATTTTTTAAAGGAAGTATTGTACAATCATCCGGAGTGGCAGGATTTTGGCAAGCAGGTTTTGCCTGGTGTTATAGCAGGGGGAGGCTCTGTGGTTGCTTATGAGTTTACAGGATACTGGGAGGATATAGGAACGGTTGCCTCTTTCCACGAGGCACATCTGGGGTTGGTGAAAAAGGACCCTGTTTTTGATCTTTATCAGGCTGATTGGCCATTTTTCTTTAAGCCACGGTTTCTACCGCCAGCCCGTCTCCTTGAAGCCAGGGTTTCTGATTCGCTGGTGAGTGATGGTGTGAAGATAGAGTCTTCGGAAATCCGGAGCTCTGTTATTGGTATTCGGACACTGGTAGAGAAAGGAGCCCAGATTGAGGAGAGCGTTATTATGGGCGCGGACTATTTTGTTACGGATAGTGAGGGCGGGTCTGGATTTCAGTGTGTTATTGGAGCCGGGAGTGTGATCCAGAAAGCGATTATTGACAAAAATTGTCGTATTGGCCGTGGTGTTCGCCTAACGAATGAGCACAGAGTCCAGCATGAGGAAGGAGATTTTTATAGTATTGTTGATGGCATAATAGTGATTCCCAAAAATACGGTTGTTCCCGATGGGACAATAATATAA
- a CDS encoding cupin domain-containing protein, whose amino-acid sequence MLTKDIYLSHCARTLRYLERAGVVLSEKEKEAIEVAEYGLGIPDRIGLQLVVYVNTERYCAKELVLFPGQTCPEHRHPPVGSEPGKQETFRCRWGKVYLYVPGEKTPHMHASVPQERRDFFTVWHEVVLLPGDQYTIPPDTLHWFQAGEEGAVVSEFSSPSRDALDVYTDPLIRPDAPRQPW is encoded by the coding sequence ATGTTGACGAAGGATATCTATCTCTCTCATTGTGCCAGGACGTTGAGATACCTTGAACGTGCCGGTGTAGTACTTTCAGAGAAAGAGAAAGAGGCGATTGAGGTTGCGGAATATGGGTTGGGTATTCCGGATAGGATTGGACTTCAGCTCGTTGTGTATGTGAATACAGAGAGGTATTGTGCCAAAGAACTGGTTTTATTTCCCGGTCAGACCTGTCCGGAGCATCGCCACCCACCAGTGGGAAGTGAACCAGGAAAACAAGAAACCTTTCGTTGTCGGTGGGGCAAGGTTTATCTTTATGTGCCGGGGGAGAAAACCCCACACATGCATGCCTCTGTGCCCCAGGAACGCAGAGATTTTTTTACAGTCTGGCATGAGGTTGTGCTCTTGCCCGGCGATCAGTATACGATTCCTCCCGATACGCTTCACTGGTTTCAGGCGGGTGAGGAGGGTGCTGTGGTGTCTGAATTTTCTTCTCCAAGTCGTGATGCGCTGGATGTTTATACTGACCCCTTGATTCGTCCTGATGCACCGCGGCAACCATGGTGA
- a CDS encoding SpoIIE family protein phosphatase: MSPFIQRMSIRKKLLFVLVLFILSFMSALSVVLYMNASNQLRNSVEEQLQNNVLGATIVAQTALNTAIKNYVKYPLEETYRFLEDVTKKKTLKEAQIKESVLKLLKDVELGRRGFAYILTLKGDVVFHPDRSLIGQNVVKVGARDVNGLLYHMNILADALTLPPGQVEFIEYTVEENGQLVEKIDHYIYYKPLNWVIVLSTYKADFRNLINPMDFRNDIVKLKIGKTGAVEIFTSLFTQVIHSTKMLESRIRDTEIHRLIQQKTNGMMVATDEQLFVEGNDTENVKKVKTIYAFRYLPELDWFVVASVSYGEAFAPATMLGMISFFFTLIFVGLTIFVLSLVVNRMIVNHILVMKQGVMAFGARDFSHRIEVKTGDELENLATSFNEMADTIQTFAENLELMVQQRTLELQMANEELSQKNHQMMLELEMAQRVQEHLIPSVEMLPQREEMDFGVSYMAMENVGGDLYDCMLLRENLYALLIADVSGHGVPAALISSMAKALFQSRAHEDKTPGQFLKELNTELLRLIGDLDHYITAYYGILNIETGDFLFANGGHHPVLLLSSEKNEVRKLDAKGFLIGMMEEVVFETDQTKLQPGDKLVFFTDGIVEAHNAQKEQYGYERFQKCLVEHQKLPPKDLVGKVWEDVQAFCEGVAQSDDMTLFIVEFKGYAKPVQWAAATCTETAPSLSGRQENLYEEALKLLGEGKIDAALKTIQALSLKRVSDARIYNQFGVAFFKAGRLQEAVKMFEKALTLDAGNETIKKNLELVKKKLGDGK; encoded by the coding sequence ATGTCGCCTTTTATTCAGAGGATGTCGATTAGAAAAAAGCTTCTCTTTGTTCTCGTCTTGTTTATTTTGTCTTTTATGTCTGCACTTAGTGTTGTGTTGTATATGAATGCCTCTAACCAACTCAGGAATTCTGTCGAGGAACAATTGCAAAATAATGTTCTTGGTGCCACTATTGTTGCTCAGACGGCTTTGAATACGGCTATCAAGAATTATGTAAAATATCCCCTTGAAGAGACGTACAGGTTTCTGGAGGATGTAACTAAGAAGAAAACCTTAAAAGAAGCCCAGATCAAAGAAAGCGTTCTTAAGCTTCTTAAGGATGTTGAATTAGGAAGAAGAGGTTTTGCATATATCCTCACCTTGAAAGGGGATGTGGTTTTTCATCCTGACAGATCACTCATCGGACAGAATGTGGTTAAAGTTGGTGCCAGGGATGTGAATGGGCTTTTGTATCACATGAATATCCTTGCGGATGCTCTTACGTTACCACCAGGACAGGTGGAGTTTATAGAGTATACGGTAGAAGAGAATGGACAATTGGTGGAGAAGATCGATCATTATATCTATTATAAACCTCTCAATTGGGTGATTGTTCTTTCTACTTACAAAGCAGATTTTCGCAATCTTATTAACCCCATGGATTTTCGTAATGATATCGTGAAACTCAAGATAGGCAAAACCGGGGCTGTGGAGATCTTTACCTCTCTTTTTACCCAGGTGATACATTCGACGAAAATGCTGGAGAGCCGCATTCGAGATACGGAGATTCATCGACTGATTCAACAAAAAACCAATGGAATGATGGTGGCTACGGATGAACAACTCTTTGTGGAGGGAAATGATACAGAAAACGTCAAGAAAGTAAAAACGATTTACGCTTTTCGCTATCTTCCCGAGTTAGATTGGTTTGTTGTGGCAAGTGTAAGTTATGGGGAGGCTTTTGCTCCTGCTACCATGTTGGGAATGATAAGTTTCTTTTTTACATTGATTTTTGTAGGGTTAACGATTTTTGTTCTCTCTTTGGTGGTTAACAGGATGATTGTCAATCATATCCTCGTGATGAAGCAAGGTGTGATGGCGTTTGGTGCTCGCGATTTCTCCCATCGTATCGAGGTAAAAACCGGAGATGAACTGGAGAATTTGGCAACGAGTTTTAATGAGATGGCGGATACGATACAGACTTTTGCTGAAAATCTCGAGCTCATGGTTCAGCAGCGGACTCTCGAGTTACAAATGGCAAATGAGGAGTTGTCTCAAAAGAATCACCAGATGATGTTAGAATTGGAGATGGCGCAGCGTGTTCAGGAGCATCTCATACCCTCCGTGGAAATGCTTCCTCAGCGAGAGGAGATGGATTTTGGTGTCTCCTATATGGCGATGGAAAATGTGGGGGGAGACCTCTATGATTGTATGCTTTTACGAGAAAATCTTTATGCACTCTTGATAGCTGATGTTTCTGGTCATGGAGTCCCTGCGGCTCTTATATCCTCTATGGCAAAGGCACTGTTTCAGAGTCGAGCCCATGAAGACAAAACCCCCGGTCAGTTTTTGAAAGAACTCAATACGGAGCTACTTCGTTTGATAGGAGATCTTGATCATTATATCACAGCGTATTATGGTATACTCAATATTGAAACAGGTGATTTTTTGTTTGCGAATGGTGGACATCATCCTGTCTTACTTCTCTCATCCGAGAAAAACGAAGTACGAAAACTGGATGCGAAGGGTTTTCTCATTGGTATGATGGAAGAAGTGGTTTTTGAGACAGATCAAACAAAACTACAACCTGGCGACAAACTGGTCTTTTTCACTGATGGGATTGTGGAAGCCCACAATGCTCAGAAAGAGCAGTATGGTTATGAACGTTTCCAGAAGTGTCTTGTGGAGCATCAAAAGCTTCCCCCAAAAGATCTGGTGGGCAAGGTGTGGGAGGATGTTCAGGCTTTTTGTGAAGGGGTAGCACAGAGTGACGATATGACTCTTTTTATTGTAGAGTTTAAGGGATATGCTAAACCTGTTCAATGGGCTGCCGCCACATGTACAGAAACGGCGCCTTCTTTAAGTGGGAGGCAGGAAAATCTCTATGAAGAAGCCTTGAAACTTCTGGGAGAGGGTAAAATAGACGCAGCTCTTAAAACCATTCAAGCACTGTCGCTTAAAAGGGTTTCCGATGCCCGGATATACAACCAATTCGGTGTGGCGTTTTTTAAGGCTGGTAGGCTTCAAGAAGCAGTCAAAATGTTTGAAAAAGCCTTAACGCTTGATGCAGGCAATGAGACCATAAAAAAGAATCTTGAACTCGTAAAAAAAAAGCTTGGTGACGGGAAGTAG
- a CDS encoding YfhO family protein, protein MEKKRSFLILSGCFAGVLLLLFWKSFLGYPLQGIDGSIGLLKTMQNSLATTLGQWHHFYWMGSGATDMTPSFYHLFLRMVPAMWMQNIFYPVVLFLAMAGMWLWLRRIGRSFWGALFGALSYGLMPHWVSLVLGGHLLVFEVMAWFGWLLWALTNTFREKGWRWLGWALLSGFFWGAMMNADIQRGFYLSLIAATMVLVIWIQEDKSEFGKKFPFRLAQSLVVALLMFGVMSVTLGGWLNILEGRKALQEGQNVGLSGWEFATQFSQDPRELIDSLAFGYHGKLSGDPEAPYWGTKEFNGNSDSLGFFLVVFGFLGFSFLLRKDIKREEKVWLGFWGVWTVIGLLLSFGKFWPGKPFYWLFYNLPIMSSFRVPLKWLIVPGVGLVVMGSYAFDKLRSWLEEERKEFFQKLLQVALVLVGVSFLWLLYHVITSDGLYQNLYTTLKAYAGIAVENRGWALVRMTFFFLLVAGAIGLAFMSLRRDVLSETQRVLSRRLAVSFIFGGMLLDLLTINWFYFDRAYVKEGPSFYREDEIIRTLKQAGVVRVAPSLLVEQQARIFPMPVCSIRQAYLTYDFLYHGIEAFDIPAESAVDQDLQMFMRAGWFSSGVTQLQTFDDVLAANLPIFRVANVGYLLLDAVVTNTNYPLVGILRDKMGQPHALYKVNGAFPRVTWFSQAVAVTNRDEAFHLFSRPDWPREKVLVVEQGESLEFPSSHARVDLVSYKPVKLVVEVESDTPGHLLVANRYHKQWRAKIDGAQVPILKANIAQMAVKVPSGKHTVVFSYEAVFLYQVLGWLGVVVALGSGVGLAISSRNNKEQE, encoded by the coding sequence ATGGAGAAAAAACGTTCTTTTCTTATTCTTTCTGGATGTTTCGCAGGCGTTTTACTTCTTCTTTTCTGGAAGAGTTTTCTTGGTTATCCTCTTCAGGGGATTGATGGATCTATAGGGCTTCTTAAGACAATGCAGAATTCTCTTGCTACAACGTTGGGGCAGTGGCATCATTTCTACTGGATGGGGAGTGGTGCCACAGATATGACGCCTTCTTTTTACCATCTTTTCTTGCGGATGGTACCAGCGATGTGGATGCAAAACATTTTTTATCCTGTGGTTCTTTTCTTGGCCATGGCTGGAATGTGGCTGTGGCTCCGCCGGATTGGGCGAAGTTTTTGGGGGGCGCTTTTTGGGGCTCTAAGTTACGGGCTTATGCCTCATTGGGTTTCACTGGTATTGGGTGGACATCTTTTAGTCTTTGAGGTAATGGCGTGGTTTGGATGGTTACTGTGGGCGTTAACGAACACGTTTCGAGAAAAAGGATGGCGGTGGCTTGGCTGGGCACTGTTGAGTGGATTTTTCTGGGGAGCGATGATGAATGCCGATATCCAGCGAGGATTTTACCTTTCGTTAATAGCGGCAACGATGGTGCTCGTCATATGGATTCAAGAGGATAAAAGCGAGTTTGGGAAAAAATTTCCTTTTCGGTTGGCACAATCGCTGGTTGTGGCTCTTTTGATGTTTGGTGTGATGAGTGTCACGTTGGGTGGCTGGTTGAATATCCTTGAGGGAAGAAAGGCTCTTCAAGAGGGGCAAAATGTGGGTCTTTCGGGATGGGAGTTTGCCACTCAGTTTTCTCAGGATCCAAGGGAGCTTATCGATAGTCTTGCTTTTGGCTATCATGGGAAACTTTCCGGGGATCCAGAGGCGCCCTACTGGGGGACAAAAGAATTCAATGGGAATAGTGATTCACTTGGATTTTTCCTCGTGGTGTTTGGTTTCCTTGGATTTTCGTTTCTCTTGAGAAAGGATATCAAAAGAGAGGAAAAAGTCTGGCTTGGCTTCTGGGGGGTATGGACGGTCATAGGGCTTTTGCTGTCATTTGGAAAATTCTGGCCGGGTAAGCCGTTTTACTGGCTTTTTTATAACTTGCCAATAATGTCTTCTTTTCGTGTTCCTTTGAAGTGGCTTATAGTGCCGGGCGTGGGGCTTGTTGTGATGGGCTCATATGCCTTTGATAAATTGCGATCCTGGCTTGAGGAAGAAAGAAAAGAATTCTTCCAGAAACTTTTGCAGGTGGCATTGGTACTTGTTGGTGTATCTTTTCTATGGCTTTTGTATCATGTTATAACATCAGATGGGCTTTATCAGAACCTGTATACTACCCTCAAAGCGTACGCAGGTATTGCTGTGGAAAACCGGGGATGGGCATTGGTCCGCATGACGTTTTTCTTTCTCCTTGTTGCGGGTGCGATTGGATTGGCTTTCATGAGTTTGCGAAGGGATGTTCTTTCAGAAACACAGAGGGTTCTCTCTCGACGTCTGGCTGTGAGTTTTATTTTTGGTGGCATGTTGCTTGATCTTTTGACAATAAATTGGTTTTATTTTGACCGCGCGTATGTGAAAGAGGGACCTTCTTTCTACCGGGAGGATGAGATAATCCGCACTCTTAAGCAGGCAGGAGTGGTACGTGTTGCTCCTTCTCTTTTGGTAGAGCAGCAGGCACGGATATTTCCTATGCCGGTATGTAGTATTCGCCAGGCATATCTCACCTATGATTTTCTCTACCATGGAATCGAGGCTTTTGATATCCCGGCGGAGTCGGCCGTAGATCAGGATCTTCAGATGTTTATGCGGGCGGGATGGTTTTCCTCTGGAGTCACACAACTTCAGACTTTCGATGATGTGCTGGCAGCTAATCTTCCTATATTTCGGGTTGCCAACGTGGGGTATCTTCTTCTTGATGCTGTGGTGACAAATACCAATTATCCTCTCGTGGGGATTCTTCGTGATAAGATGGGGCAGCCTCACGCGTTGTATAAGGTGAATGGAGCATTTCCCCGAGTGACATGGTTTTCTCAGGCAGTAGCAGTCACCAATCGGGACGAGGCTTTTCACCTTTTCTCTCGTCCTGACTGGCCAAGAGAAAAGGTACTGGTGGTAGAGCAAGGAGAGTCTCTCGAGTTTCCGTCTTCTCATGCGAGAGTGGATCTGGTATCCTATAAACCTGTGAAACTTGTGGTGGAAGTAGAGAGTGATACACCGGGCCATCTTCTCGTAGCCAATCGTTATCATAAACAGTGGCGGGCGAAGATTGACGGGGCGCAAGTGCCTATTTTGAAGGCTAATATTGCCCAGATGGCAGTGAAAGTACCCTCTGGAAAACACACGGTTGTGTTTTCTTATGAGGCGGTTTTTCTTTATCAG